In Holophagales bacterium, one DNA window encodes the following:
- the asnB gene encoding asparagine synthase (glutamine-hydrolyzing): MSSLPGEVFGRLADSVQHRGPDGGGGVFLGRIGNSWSESDPNPSVWLGHRRLSILDLSDSGRQPMRYRDSWLVFNGEIYNYLELKRELASRGHGFRTRTDSEVLLAAYEEWGVEAFARLRGMWGFAIFDGRSGELVISRDRLGIKPLYYAHFDGMLAVVSEIKQLLALPSFRPGARSEAITTYLATGWEDSTHTFFDGVTPLRPGTWARVDATSLAVHPHPYWFPERIAVEVRDPAEAGTRVAAALAESVRLHLRSDVPVGCALSGGLDSSAVAVLANEARAEAGAVEPFHTFSISFPGEPIDERPFIDEVNHVIDASPTIETPTASGFLADLEDFVWHHDEPVGSLSMYAGYCLARRTREAGVPVSLNGQGGDESLGGYWQSYFAYLLGLGRHGDLVTLARHLGGALLPGGNPQLWLQAPALLGRWRRKSRPFLEVRGGPAGPGSTSAERVLGMSPRERRLHEIRELFLPRLLRWDDRNTMAFSVEGRYPFLDHVFLETALAVDPSALFSGGWTKMPLRRGMVSKLPEAIRLRRSKLGFETPQARWLRGPLLPRFESLVAGDSPAWAWVERDSVRRALDELKRGSATAARGEELFRVLMVDRWSRQFLERGRHGR; encoded by the coding sequence TTGAGTTCTCTGCCAGGCGAGGTGTTCGGGCGCCTGGCGGATAGCGTTCAGCATCGTGGGCCCGATGGGGGTGGCGGTGTCTTTCTGGGCCGGATCGGGAACAGCTGGTCCGAGAGTGACCCGAATCCGAGCGTCTGGCTCGGCCACCGCCGACTCTCCATCCTTGATCTCTCCGACTCAGGCCGCCAACCGATGCGCTATCGGGACTCCTGGCTGGTCTTCAACGGCGAGATCTACAACTACCTTGAGCTGAAGCGTGAGCTCGCCTCTCGTGGTCACGGGTTCCGGACCCGGACCGACTCGGAGGTGCTGCTCGCGGCGTACGAGGAGTGGGGAGTCGAGGCGTTCGCGCGATTGCGAGGGATGTGGGGGTTCGCCATCTTCGACGGGAGGAGCGGCGAGCTGGTGATCTCGCGCGATCGACTCGGGATCAAGCCGCTCTACTACGCTCACTTCGACGGCATGCTGGCGGTGGTCAGTGAGATCAAACAACTTCTCGCGCTGCCGAGCTTTCGGCCGGGAGCCCGCAGCGAGGCGATCACGACCTACCTCGCCACCGGGTGGGAGGATTCGACCCACACGTTCTTCGACGGCGTGACTCCGCTACGTCCAGGGACCTGGGCTCGTGTCGACGCGACGAGTCTCGCTGTTCATCCGCACCCCTATTGGTTCCCTGAGCGGATCGCGGTCGAGGTCCGGGACCCTGCCGAGGCCGGGACGCGGGTGGCTGCAGCGCTCGCGGAGTCGGTGCGGCTCCATTTGCGGAGCGACGTTCCGGTCGGGTGCGCCCTGAGCGGTGGGCTCGACAGCAGCGCTGTGGCGGTGCTGGCGAACGAGGCCCGAGCCGAGGCGGGTGCCGTCGAGCCCTTCCACACCTTCTCGATCAGTTTTCCCGGCGAGCCGATCGACGAGAGGCCCTTCATCGACGAGGTGAATCACGTCATCGATGCCTCGCCGACGATCGAAACGCCGACGGCCTCTGGCTTCCTGGCGGATCTCGAGGACTTCGTCTGGCATCACGACGAGCCGGTCGGGTCGCTGTCGATGTATGCCGGCTACTGCCTGGCTCGTCGGACCCGCGAGGCGGGAGTGCCGGTCAGCCTGAACGGACAAGGTGGCGACGAGTCGCTCGGCGGATACTGGCAGTCGTACTTCGCCTATCTGCTCGGGCTTGGGCGGCATGGCGACCTCGTCACCCTGGCACGGCACTTGGGTGGAGCGCTCCTCCCGGGAGGGAATCCGCAGCTCTGGCTTCAGGCGCCTGCGCTGCTGGGGCGATGGCGACGGAAATCCCGGCCGTTTCTCGAGGTTCGTGGTGGGCCAGCAGGGCCGGGCTCGACGTCGGCGGAGAGAGTTCTCGGGATGTCGCCGAGGGAGCGCCGGCTTCACGAGATCCGTGAGCTCTTCTTGCCGCGTCTTCTCCGCTGGGACGACCGCAACACGATGGCCTTCTCGGTCGAAGGGCGCTACCCATTCCTCGATCACGTGTTCCTCGAAACGGCACTCGCCGTCGACCCATCGGCCCTGTTCTCCGGTGGGTGGACGAAGATGCCCCTGCGACGGGGAATGGTCAGCAAGCTGCCGGAGGCCATCCGCCTTCGCCGCTCGAAGCTCGGGTTCGAAACCCCCCAGGCGCGTTGGCTGCGCGGACCTCTCCTCCCGCGATTCGAGTCGCTGGTTGCGGGTGACTCCCCTGCGTGGGCCTGGGTCGAGAGGGATTCCGTTCGAAGAGCGCTCGACGAGCTCAAACGCGGCAGCGCCACGGCGGCTCGAGGGGAGGAGCTCTTCCGCGTCTTGATGGTGGATCGTTGGAGTCGGCAGTTTCTTGAGCGAGGGCGCCATGGCCGATGA
- the asnB gene encoding asparagine synthase (glutamine-hydrolyzing), whose protein sequence is MCGILGVSGPRGRELVGLLLPRLAHRGPDGAGVWSDRSLALGHRRLAIIGVDAGGAQPMEHAATGSQVVFNGEIFNYLEIADELEREGHPVARRYDTAVLLAALEAWGVDCLARLNGMFAFAWYRPREQRVLLVRDRWGKKPLFWGRIRLDDGSRVLAFSSELRPLAELPGGPPPPCALGVARYLVYDGMPGSATVYSGIEKLPPGEWLELDPDGSAPKRGRYFRFEPAPRRWHVGEAEDALLAGLEQSVRLRLRSDVPVGLFLSGGLDSSLLAAVWRRVEPRGQLRTFTVGFDDSTFDERESARLVARWFGAEHHEVIATGRELERELETVWRGLSEPFGDPSIIPTSLVCRFAREHVTVALGGDGGDELQGGYDPFRAWRLSRLIDHLHARRPAAAAARLLERLLPANPGNMSVRFKVRHFGQGFLHGPSERIPGWMASFSLGSALSVMRPELAAQVSLEEVLQPSRDAFNGSLHHGELAGQVATWVQTYLESSILTKVDRASMLHSLEVRAPFLDPDLAGFLSSLPAELIFRQGRGKVLMRQLAKRMLPAEVLAKPKKGLGVPQTDWLRTVLRERLEDSLQGSRHDEWYQSDEIAAMWRDHLSGRRDHRKAIWNFLFSWPFRTR, encoded by the coding sequence ATGTGCGGCATCCTTGGCGTGAGCGGCCCGCGAGGGCGCGAGTTGGTGGGGCTACTTCTGCCGCGGCTCGCTCACCGTGGGCCGGATGGGGCCGGAGTCTGGAGCGACAGATCGCTGGCTCTGGGCCATCGCCGGCTGGCCATCATCGGCGTCGACGCAGGGGGCGCCCAGCCGATGGAGCACGCGGCGACTGGCTCGCAAGTCGTCTTCAACGGAGAGATCTTCAACTACCTGGAGATCGCCGACGAGCTCGAGCGAGAGGGTCATCCGGTGGCTCGGCGCTACGACACGGCGGTGCTGCTCGCGGCCCTGGAAGCGTGGGGTGTGGACTGCCTGGCGCGGCTGAATGGCATGTTCGCGTTCGCCTGGTATCGCCCGAGAGAGCAACGGGTGCTCCTCGTCAGGGATCGATGGGGCAAGAAGCCGCTCTTCTGGGGCCGCATCCGCCTGGACGATGGCTCGCGGGTGCTCGCATTCTCATCGGAGTTGCGACCTCTGGCGGAGCTTCCTGGGGGGCCGCCACCACCTTGTGCACTCGGGGTCGCACGCTACCTGGTCTACGATGGGATGCCGGGAAGCGCGACGGTCTATTCCGGTATCGAGAAGCTCCCTCCAGGTGAGTGGCTGGAGCTTGACCCTGACGGCTCGGCGCCGAAGCGGGGACGCTATTTTCGCTTTGAGCCGGCGCCGAGGCGGTGGCACGTTGGAGAGGCAGAGGATGCCTTACTCGCGGGCCTGGAGCAGTCGGTACGCCTTCGACTACGCAGCGACGTCCCCGTCGGGCTCTTTCTCTCGGGTGGGCTGGACAGCTCGCTGCTCGCTGCGGTTTGGAGGCGCGTGGAGCCCCGGGGGCAGCTGCGCACGTTCACCGTCGGATTCGACGACTCAACCTTCGATGAACGCGAGTCGGCGCGCCTCGTCGCCAGGTGGTTCGGCGCCGAGCACCACGAGGTGATTGCTACCGGACGCGAACTTGAGCGGGAGCTAGAAACGGTCTGGCGTGGACTATCGGAGCCGTTCGGTGACCCGAGCATCATCCCGACGAGCCTGGTGTGTCGATTCGCACGCGAGCACGTAACCGTCGCGCTTGGGGGCGATGGGGGTGACGAGCTACAGGGCGGCTATGACCCATTTCGTGCTTGGCGATTGTCCCGCCTGATCGACCACCTTCACGCACGACGGCCTGCGGCCGCGGCGGCGCGCCTCCTCGAGCGATTGCTCCCGGCGAACCCCGGCAACATGTCGGTTCGATTCAAGGTGCGTCATTTCGGCCAGGGTTTCCTGCATGGGCCTAGTGAACGCATCCCGGGTTGGATGGCCAGCTTCTCCCTCGGGAGCGCCCTTTCCGTGATGCGTCCCGAGTTGGCTGCTCAGGTCTCGCTCGAGGAGGTCCTGCAGCCGAGCCGCGATGCATTCAACGGATCCCTGCACCATGGCGAGCTGGCGGGGCAGGTCGCCACATGGGTCCAGACGTACCTGGAATCATCGATCCTGACGAAGGTCGATCGAGCAAGCATGCTGCACTCGCTTGAAGTGCGGGCTCCCTTTCTTGATCCTGACCTCGCCGGCTTCCTCTCGAGCCTTCCCGCCGAACTGATCTTCAGACAGGGCCGGGGCAAGGTCTTGATGCGACAGTTGGCCAAGCGGATGCTCCCGGCGGAGGTACTTGCCAAGCCAAAGAAGGGTCTCGGAGTTCCGCAGACTGACTGGCTTCGGACCGTGCTCCGTGAGCGTTTGGAAGACAGCCTCCAGGGATCTCGGCACGATGAGTGGTATCAGTCGGATGAAATCGCCGCGATGTGGCGCGACCATCTATCAGGGCGCCGAGACCATCGAAAGGCGATCTGGAACTTTCTGTTTTCGTGGCCCTTCCGGACGAGATAG
- a CDS encoding O-antigen ligase family protein, with translation MGLLVFGSGVLSLRIEVAGLYVHPQLLLVLPVAAWVLMSSSRNAAASLAPSALVTIATFSISHLVSGGPYGQLLKLIASALTLFVAASLARTSADFRAGALGLAAGVGLLAMRGMVGIQEVQLGVGLNPVEEVANKNYFSLLALPAIFVSGAWLLHGRPAWTDRVVLVLAVAACSLTIAGSANRSGWVSLAVVPILLFGRKASPRFLIGIATVAFVVMYGLEKLELLPVVEERIALTQAGYSSDELREQLYQAGAEIFLASPIYGSGLPRISDELAARVGGAFSEEIGPHSVVVYLLAGGGLFCTIPIVVFALRVVWPRFRRYELGSIRPRDEGLAWLLPRLGLLWLIRGLFSDEILYSPAFSMALGMFHGVTVWDSSFGGVKAVERRQPVGGMR, from the coding sequence ATGGGATTGCTGGTGTTCGGCTCCGGGGTGCTCAGCCTGCGCATCGAGGTGGCTGGCCTCTACGTTCACCCGCAGTTGTTGCTGGTACTTCCCGTCGCAGCTTGGGTTCTCATGTCTAGCAGCCGCAATGCTGCGGCGAGCTTGGCTCCTTCCGCACTGGTAACCATCGCCACCTTCTCGATCTCGCACCTTGTCTCCGGTGGTCCCTACGGGCAGCTGCTGAAGCTCATCGCGTCGGCGCTGACCTTGTTTGTCGCTGCGTCTCTCGCCAGGACCTCTGCCGACTTCCGAGCCGGTGCATTGGGCCTGGCAGCTGGAGTCGGTCTCCTTGCGATGAGAGGAATGGTGGGCATCCAAGAAGTACAACTGGGAGTCGGGCTCAACCCTGTTGAAGAGGTCGCGAACAAGAACTACTTCTCGCTCTTGGCGCTTCCGGCGATCTTCGTGAGTGGGGCGTGGCTGCTCCACGGGAGGCCAGCCTGGACCGATCGCGTCGTCTTGGTTCTCGCCGTGGCAGCCTGCTCGCTGACGATCGCCGGAAGTGCGAACCGGTCCGGTTGGGTGAGCTTGGCTGTTGTTCCGATATTGCTCTTCGGCCGAAAGGCGAGCCCGCGCTTCCTGATCGGAATCGCAACGGTGGCGTTCGTCGTGATGTACGGCTTGGAGAAGCTTGAACTGCTGCCAGTGGTCGAAGAGCGGATCGCCTTGACGCAGGCTGGCTACTCCAGCGATGAGCTGCGTGAGCAACTCTACCAAGCGGGTGCCGAGATATTCCTAGCTTCCCCAATCTACGGGTCCGGGCTTCCTCGGATCAGTGATGAGCTGGCTGCTAGGGTCGGTGGCGCATTCTCCGAGGAGATCGGCCCACACAGCGTCGTCGTGTACCTACTCGCCGGGGGCGGGCTCTTTTGCACGATTCCCATCGTAGTCTTCGCCCTCCGAGTAGTCTGGCCGCGGTTCCGTCGATATGAACTGGGCTCAATCAGACCACGGGACGAGGGACTGGCTTGGCTGCTACCAAGACTCGGTCTTCTCTGGCTCATCCGCGGGCTGTTTTCAGACGAGATCCTCTATAGCCCTGCCTTCAGCATGGCTCTGGGGATGTTCCATGGTGTCACCGTATGGGACTCCTCGTTCGGGGGGGTGAAGGCCGTTGAGCGGAGGCAACCGGTTGGAGGGATGCGATGA
- a CDS encoding glycosyltransferase family 2 protein has translation MNIVIPMAGRGQRFVDAGYAVPKPMIPVLGRPMYSWAVESLPLELASRLIFVCLAEHLEGHGLAEDIAARYRRFGPVVRGLEAVTRGQVCTVLTARDLLDPSQPLLIYNADTWCRTRLGERLPALPAEVDGLLGVFEAPGDHWSFARTDANGRVVETAEKRRISPWASTGLYHFSRTGDFLRHADAMIAAEDTTRGEFYVAPLYNRMLREGADLRLDVAEEVRVLGTPAELAAFERSAEGWAAS, from the coding sequence GTGAACATCGTCATCCCGATGGCTGGTCGCGGCCAGCGATTCGTGGATGCCGGCTACGCCGTGCCGAAACCGATGATCCCGGTGCTCGGACGGCCGATGTACTCCTGGGCTGTCGAGAGCCTGCCGCTGGAGCTCGCGTCGAGGTTGATCTTCGTCTGCCTCGCCGAACATCTCGAGGGCCACGGCCTGGCGGAGGACATCGCGGCCAGGTACCGGCGATTCGGCCCCGTCGTCAGGGGACTGGAGGCGGTCACCCGCGGGCAGGTCTGCACCGTCCTCACGGCGCGCGACCTGCTCGATCCGTCCCAGCCGTTGTTGATCTACAACGCCGACACCTGGTGCCGCACCCGGCTCGGCGAGCGGCTGCCGGCCTTGCCTGCAGAGGTCGACGGGCTGCTCGGGGTGTTCGAGGCACCGGGCGACCACTGGAGCTTCGCGCGGACCGACGCCAACGGCCGCGTGGTCGAGACGGCCGAGAAGCGGCGGATCTCGCCCTGGGCCTCCACCGGCCTCTACCACTTCTCGCGCACCGGCGACTTCCTGCGCCACGCCGACGCGATGATCGCCGCGGAGGACACCACCCGCGGCGAGTTCTACGTCGCGCCGCTGTACAACCGGATGCTGCGTGAGGGGGCAGACCTTCGCCTCGACGTGGCCGAGGAAGTTCGCGTGCTGGGGACGCCGGCGGAGCTCGCGGCGTTCGAGCGTTCGGCAGAGGGGTGGGCTGCGTCCTGA
- a CDS encoding glycosyltransferase family 4 protein: protein MLNSASGGSAISTLDLVRAMRGRGVVAAAVCHDAGSPREREAVREAFDGRVEFRKLVWWNRKIRVRAWKRPALALLQLLETGAGVASARAVVQAAQQHRADLIHTNTILTPEGARASRRLRIPHVWHVRELVGKTRAFPLAGARGRVARLLRRAGVVAANSEATAAALRDATGVERITVVPNGVALEPLLALGPAPPGGLFVVAMVGSLLSRVKRHGLFLEAAAMLCRHPEIEFRIYGGGDRERESYARGLVDEATRRGLGERLRWMGHVEGAAAILADVAVLVHPAEQESFGRVLVEAMAAGRPVVAPRGGGAAEIVVDGETGFLVPCGDAAAMAAAVTRLLESPDLARRMGEAGRARAAERYALDRVVDSMLGCYRTALGEVGAR, encoded by the coding sequence GTGCTCAACAGTGCGAGCGGTGGCTCGGCGATCAGCACGCTCGATCTCGTGCGGGCGATGCGCGGGCGGGGCGTGGTCGCCGCCGCTGTCTGCCACGACGCCGGCAGCCCGCGCGAGCGCGAAGCGGTGCGCGAGGCCTTCGACGGCCGCGTCGAGTTCCGCAAGCTCGTCTGGTGGAACCGGAAGATCCGCGTCCGTGCCTGGAAGAGGCCGGCCCTGGCACTTCTTCAACTTCTCGAAACCGGGGCCGGAGTGGCTTCGGCGCGGGCCGTCGTGCAGGCAGCGCAGCAGCACCGGGCCGATCTCATCCACACCAACACGATTCTCACGCCCGAGGGGGCTCGAGCGAGTCGGCGCTTGCGAATCCCGCATGTGTGGCACGTGCGAGAGCTGGTCGGGAAGACCCGGGCCTTCCCGTTGGCGGGCGCTCGAGGCCGCGTCGCCCGCCTGCTCCGCCGGGCCGGCGTGGTCGCGGCGAACTCCGAGGCGACCGCCGCGGCCCTGCGCGACGCCACGGGAGTCGAGCGGATCACGGTCGTCCCGAACGGCGTCGCCCTGGAGCCGCTGTTGGCTCTCGGTCCGGCACCGCCCGGTGGACTGTTCGTCGTCGCGATGGTCGGAAGTCTCTTGTCGCGGGTCAAGCGGCACGGACTCTTCCTCGAGGCGGCCGCGATGCTCTGCCGCCATCCCGAGATCGAGTTTCGAATCTACGGGGGTGGCGACCGGGAACGGGAATCGTATGCGCGGGGCCTGGTCGACGAGGCGACGCGCCGCGGTCTCGGCGAGCGGCTTCGGTGGATGGGGCACGTCGAGGGCGCGGCGGCGATCCTCGCGGACGTCGCGGTTCTCGTCCACCCGGCTGAGCAGGAGTCGTTCGGCCGGGTATTGGTCGAAGCGATGGCCGCCGGTCGGCCGGTGGTGGCACCGCGTGGCGGTGGGGCGGCCGAGATCGTCGTCGACGGCGAAACCGGGTTCCTCGTTCCCTGCGGCGATGCGGCGGCGATGGCCGCGGCGGTGACGCGACTGCTGGAGTCCCCGGATCTGGCGAGGCGAATGGGTGAAGCGGGGCGTGCGCGAGCCGCCGAGCGGTATGCGCTCGACCGTGTCGTCGACTCGATGCTCGGCTGCTACCGGACCGCGCTCGGCGAAGTCGGTGCGCGATGA
- a CDS encoding glycosyltransferase, with translation MNGSDAVGVSIVVPVLNERESLAGLHAELSSLAESGLQVTEVIYVDDGSTDGSSEILRALAAAPHGRLRTRYLRLRRNYGQTAALAAGFTAASGGVVLALDADGQNDPADIPRLLEKLAEGFDVVSGWRRSRRDAAVSRRLPSVVANWLIGRISGLYLHDYGCTLKAYRRELLRELRLYGEMHRFIPVYLHRLGARVGELEVGHRARRFGQSKYGTDRIAKVLLDLVMVRFMSRYFTRPMHFFGRAGLWFFGLAAVVCVIMLVFKFGWLSVFGIPYRASFVQTPLPALAASLLVGGVTSIFFGIVAEVLVRVLHESQGLSVYSVAEDSQSGRVD, from the coding sequence ATGAACGGATCAGACGCGGTAGGTGTTTCGATCGTCGTCCCGGTGCTCAACGAGCGAGAGTCACTTGCCGGGCTCCACGCAGAGCTCAGTTCTCTGGCCGAGTCAGGTCTCCAGGTGACGGAGGTGATCTATGTCGATGACGGTTCGACAGACGGCTCCTCGGAGATTCTCCGTGCCTTGGCCGCAGCGCCTCATGGGCGCCTTCGAACTCGCTATCTTCGGCTTCGGCGCAACTACGGCCAGACGGCAGCGCTCGCAGCAGGATTCACAGCCGCCTCCGGAGGAGTGGTGCTGGCCCTGGACGCCGATGGTCAGAACGATCCGGCAGATATCCCGCGGCTACTCGAGAAGCTGGCCGAAGGCTTCGACGTCGTCAGCGGTTGGAGGCGATCTCGCCGGGATGCGGCGGTATCTCGACGTCTTCCAAGCGTCGTCGCGAACTGGCTGATCGGTAGGATCTCGGGTCTCTATCTGCACGACTATGGATGCACGCTCAAGGCATATCGCCGTGAGCTGCTCAGGGAACTGCGCCTCTATGGCGAAATGCACCGCTTCATTCCGGTCTATCTTCATCGCCTCGGAGCCCGTGTCGGTGAGCTCGAAGTCGGGCATCGAGCCCGCCGCTTCGGGCAGAGCAAGTACGGGACCGACCGGATTGCCAAGGTCCTTCTCGACCTGGTGATGGTGCGCTTCATGAGCCGGTACTTCACTCGGCCGATGCACTTCTTCGGCCGCGCTGGGCTGTGGTTCTTTGGGCTCGCGGCAGTTGTCTGCGTGATCATGTTGGTGTTCAAGTTCGGCTGGCTTTCGGTATTCGGGATCCCGTACCGTGCGAGCTTTGTCCAGACGCCGCTTCCAGCTCTGGCCGCGAGCCTTCTGGTCGGCGGAGTCACTTCGATCTTCTTCGGGATTGTCGCGGAGGTCCTGGTCCGAGTCCTGCACGAGTCACAGGGCCTGTCTGTGTACTCGGTCGCCGAAGACTCGCAATCTGGTCGGGTTGACTGA
- a CDS encoding glycosyltransferase family 2 protein gives MKLSICIPNYNYARYLGRTLGSVLSQGEVDLEVVVADNQSTDESVAVLNALADPRVRVRVNRCNVGFARNLDRAAELATGDWMIMLSSDDMVRPGALVAYRDVIGKLGDAASESVLTSTLEVIDPEDRVTGRIGPDPELWRAADRDDHLSELAGAPVYRVAAGELLGRCLRTMKNPFNFAATAYPRALYEAVHGYGGARLINPDKWFHWRLLGVAGQALFVDTPHFAYRWHPANQTAQQAKSGALKYLVDEYATVLEADTELLRRAGVGRIDLERAFIERDVVRHGAATLARGDSVRARRIVAFGRAVLPHLLEEVPLGHGLRILLALGPFGGWIARLAMRWRALSVHKGESVG, from the coding sequence ATGAAGCTCTCGATCTGTATTCCGAACTACAACTATGCCCGGTACCTGGGGCGTACGCTCGGCAGTGTGCTGAGCCAGGGCGAGGTCGACCTCGAGGTCGTCGTCGCCGACAACCAGAGCACGGACGAGTCGGTCGCCGTGCTGAACGCCTTGGCCGATCCGCGTGTCCGCGTCCGGGTGAATCGCTGCAACGTGGGGTTCGCCCGCAACCTCGACCGGGCTGCCGAGCTCGCCACCGGCGACTGGATGATCATGCTGTCGTCCGACGACATGGTGCGGCCCGGGGCGTTGGTGGCCTATCGAGACGTGATCGGGAAGCTCGGCGACGCCGCGTCGGAGAGTGTCCTGACGTCGACGCTCGAGGTAATCGACCCCGAAGATCGGGTCACCGGCCGGATCGGGCCCGACCCGGAGCTCTGGCGTGCGGCCGATCGGGATGATCATCTGTCGGAGCTTGCGGGAGCTCCGGTCTACCGCGTCGCGGCCGGTGAGCTTCTCGGTCGCTGCCTGCGGACGATGAAGAACCCCTTCAACTTCGCGGCAACGGCCTACCCGCGGGCTCTCTACGAGGCGGTCCACGGATACGGCGGGGCCCGCCTCATCAATCCGGACAAGTGGTTCCACTGGCGCCTGCTCGGTGTCGCGGGTCAGGCGCTCTTCGTCGACACGCCGCATTTCGCCTATCGCTGGCATCCGGCGAATCAAACGGCCCAGCAGGCGAAATCGGGGGCGCTGAAGTACCTGGTGGACGAGTACGCCACGGTTCTGGAGGCAGACACGGAACTCCTGCGCCGGGCGGGTGTTGGCCGAATTGACCTCGAGAGGGCCTTCATCGAACGAGACGTCGTTCGCCACGGGGCGGCCACCCTCGCGAGAGGTGACAGCGTTCGAGCAAGAAGGATCGTCGCATTCGGTCGGGCGGTGTTGCCGCATCTGCTGGAAGAAGTGCCGCTGGGGCATGGGCTCCGAATCCTCCTGGCACTCGGGCCGTTCGGCGGGTGGATCGCCAGGCTCGCTATGCGGTGGCGGGCCTTGTCGGTCCACAAGGGAGAGTCTGTTGGCTAG
- a CDS encoding glycosyltransferase family 4 protein yields MANGEAIDRWYGGRGRVVISSALRDSEILSVQRRRPLGDGFRVLFVGFLRHEKGLDTLVAAFKILLEALPQAELEIVGAAHTVDQGVGSQLERELADLRAAGKARILPALPFGPELFQRYADADVLALPSRSEGTPRVLVEARAFRCPVVATRVGGIPSSIDDGEDGLIVPVDDPSALARALERVAADSNLRAHLVERGLERARRATVEVFSSVLVEAIEDLVPDARRGQKLVRASR; encoded by the coding sequence GTGGCCAATGGCGAAGCCATCGACCGGTGGTATGGCGGCCGTGGCCGAGTGGTGATCTCGTCGGCATTGCGTGATTCGGAGATTCTCAGCGTCCAAAGACGGCGGCCGTTGGGGGACGGGTTTCGCGTGCTCTTCGTCGGATTTCTTCGCCACGAAAAAGGGCTGGACACGCTGGTTGCGGCATTCAAGATCCTGCTTGAAGCCCTGCCTCAGGCCGAGCTCGAGATCGTTGGAGCGGCGCACACGGTGGATCAGGGAGTTGGCAGCCAGCTCGAGCGCGAATTGGCGGACCTTCGAGCGGCGGGTAAGGCCAGGATTCTCCCGGCGTTGCCGTTCGGGCCGGAGCTCTTCCAGCGTTACGCTGATGCGGACGTGCTCGCATTGCCGAGTCGATCGGAAGGCACGCCGCGCGTGCTGGTCGAGGCCCGTGCCTTTCGCTGCCCTGTCGTCGCCACGCGAGTGGGAGGAATCCCGTCTTCCATCGATGATGGCGAGGACGGGCTGATTGTCCCGGTGGATGATCCGTCAGCCCTCGCTCGGGCTCTGGAAAGGGTCGCAGCAGACTCGAACCTGAGAGCCCACCTCGTCGAACGAGGCCTCGAGAGAGCGCGCAGAGCGACAGTCGAGGTCTTCAGCTCGGTCCTGGTCGAGGCGATCGAGGACTTGGTCCCGGACGCTCGCCGTGGTCAGAAGTTGGTCAGAGCGTCGAGGTGA